The following are encoded in a window of Coleofasciculus sp. FACHB-1120 genomic DNA:
- a CDS encoding glutathione S-transferase family protein, with amino-acid sequence MLKLYHTPLSANSRRVWVALLEKEIPFELVSLNMDGDQFHPEFLAMNPFHHIPVLVDDGFNVIESLAILDYLEAKYPTPALLPTDVKALATVRMVEMVTVNELLPAINPFANQMMGLDADEQQLEQSKQKILTVLNFFESLLGEDRYFAGSPSLTLAEIVAGTMVPLLPMLGVSLDNHPKLSAWCENLVQRPAWQKTQPTQEAIEAFKPRFKELMAARQNQP; translated from the coding sequence GGGTGGCGCTACTGGAGAAAGAAATTCCCTTTGAGCTGGTATCGCTGAATATGGATGGCGATCAATTTCACCCAGAATTTCTAGCGATGAATCCCTTCCACCACATTCCAGTTTTAGTGGATGATGGCTTTAACGTCATAGAATCTTTAGCCATCCTTGACTATCTAGAGGCAAAATATCCCACGCCTGCCTTACTACCTACGGATGTCAAGGCGCTAGCAACCGTGCGGATGGTGGAAATGGTGACTGTCAACGAACTGTTGCCTGCCATAAACCCATTCGCGAATCAAATGATGGGCTTGGATGCAGACGAACAGCAGTTGGAGCAGTCAAAGCAGAAAATTCTGACAGTATTGAACTTTTTTGAGAGTTTACTGGGCGAAGATCGATACTTTGCGGGTAGCCCTAGTCTCACCCTCGCTGAGATTGTCGCCGGAACGATGGTGCCGTTGTTGCCCATGCTAGGCGTATCGCTGGATAACCATCCTAAACTGAGTGCCTGGTGTGAGAACTTGGTGCAACGTCCTGCATGGCAAAAAACCCAGCCCACTCAGGAGGCAATTGAAGCCTTTAAGCCTCGATTCAAGGAGTTGATGGCAGCGCGACAGAACCAGCCTTAA